In Flavobacterium enshiense, the genomic stretch GTAATGTGAAAGGAATTAAAAATAAATAGAGCACAAAGGAGGTTGAAAAGAATGAAATAAGAATTATAACCACGTAAATGTAAATTGGAAATAAAATTCTGTGCTTTGCATGTGTGAAATGGCTCAGGGTAAAGTGAGGCTTAATATATGTCTTTTTCCACGCATACCATAGCATTAGGTAGTTTGCAGCACTTGAAAGAATTAGGTTGATACTGAGAAAAATGATGCTCAATTTATCATGGCTGTAATTATTAAGAAATCCAATTGAAAACGGTATTATACAAATGAACATTAGAAATATAATATTTAGCCAACTGCTAATCCTGTCAGTTTTCATTAAGTGATGGTGATGAAAATGAGAGCCAATCCAAAGAATCCCCAGCGTAACAAAACCTATAAAGTAGATAAGCAGCTCTTGAAATGTGTGTTCAAAAAAATAATTGTTAAGGGCAATAGAGTTCAACTCAGTTGGAATTTTGACCTCCAAAATAATAATTGTCATAGCTATCGCAAAAACCCCATCTGTCAATGCTTGTATCCGTTTTGTATCTAAATCTGTTTCTATAGACATGTTAATTGAAATTTGAATTTCGAAAAAAGCTTGCCATCAACTCATTAACATATAAAATCATAATTTTAAAAGCGGTTCAAAACAGCAACTCCTCATATTTTGTTTTATCACTACGTTGAATATGCGAAAAGAAGTTTAACTGTAACCCTAAAACCCTGCACGCTTAAGAACAGCTGTCAGCAGAAGTTACTTATACCAAAACTCATATTCTTTACCATAAGTGATCCAGTCAACTCCTTTCTTAATTCCGTTTTTTTCTTCCTCAACGAGAATTAATTTTACAATGAATCGGGTTACATCACTGCTGGCATATTTCTGAATAGTAATTTTAATTTTAGGGCTGACCTCAAACTTGTCGTTTTTCAGGGTAATTTTTTTCTGATAACGTGGCGCTTTTTGGACGTTCTTGATTTGCTCCGATTTAGCTGTCCTGATCTCCAGACTTAAATTGCTGATTTTATATTTTAGCGATGGGTTTTCATTTGAAATTTGTACCGTAATGACATCTGATATTTTGACCGACATATCATTCTGATTTATCGGAGTGCCATTCTTCAGAATCACTAATTTTGCCTCCTGAGCCTGAAGGGTACATACGTTTGTATGTATCAGGAAAAATAGAGCGATGAATAAGTTTAGTTTTTTCATTTTTCTATTATTTTATTTAAAGAATTTCTTGAAGCGGAAATTAAATTTAGGAGACCATCTTCAAGATCTGAATTGGAAGTGGAAGAGCCTTTCTGTTTAAAATTATTGACAAGGTCATAATATTTTTGAGCCTGGTCACTAACGGTAGAATCCTGGACTAATAAAAACTTCCCGAAGTAAATCTTTTCAAAATCCTTGTAGTCTCTATTAAACGATTCTGTAGTTACACTATCCTTTTCATAATGGGACAGGACAGCACATTTTTCGGTAAATTCCTGGTAAATATCGAATGTTGTATTATAAGTGTTTTTACGAATTTCTTTGTCATAATTACTATTATACTGGAGAGCACCTACTAATACCCCTACAGTTGTCAGTACAGCAGGAGCTACTTTTAAATAACCGGTAACGCGGCTTTCTTCGTTTGGTTTTTGAATGCTCATATAGTATGATTTAATTTCTGCTAACTGATAAACTTATAGCATTACGAATTTCATCTTTGACAAAACCATTTACACATCAACAGCTCTAAAATAAAGCATATAACATACTAATTTACAAAATGTAAGAAAAGGCGATGAATTAAGCAGTTAAAGGTCATTTTTATTCGTTGTATAACGCTAAGAAAAATGAAGTACCTTCTTATGTAGACCATTTTTATTTTTTTTTCATAGTTGTGTCAAAAAAAATATTTTCTAAAAAAAAGACACATTTCTTGTGTTTAAAAAAAAAGACACAAGTGAACACCGAGATACCGGAAAGAACGATTATAATTTTTTGCATATCTGCCATGATTCCCTACCTCATCGGAATACTATACTATTCACAATTGAAATTGTAAATAAAAAACAACAAAAGAAGCGTAAATACTACAATAAAAGTTATTTTTGCGCCTTTAAAAACAGCATACAATGAAAAAAATCACAACAATCTTACTTTTAAGCCTTTCATTACATTCTTTCTCCCAAACAACTGAGACGAAAATCGAAAACACCAATGCGAGTGTAGAAAAATCAATTTTTGGTATTCAAACCGGTCTTATTGGATTATGGGTTTACAACGAACTGAAACTTTCGGATAAATTCGCTTTAAGATCTGAACTCGGACTTCAATTCGCTACTGTTACAAAAGAAGATTCGAATGATTCCTACACCTTTTTAACTCCCGAGATCACTTTAGAGCCCCGCTTCTATTACAACTTGAACAAAAGAAGCAGAAATAGGAAGAACATCAGCAAAAACAGCGGTAATTATTTCTCACTACGCTCATCCTATTACCCTGACAGTTTCACAATAGGTAATGATGGCGGATATAATTTTGTTCCAGAACTAAATATTGTCCCAACTTGGGGTATGAAACGTAATTTAGGAAGCCATTTCGACTACGAATTAGGCGGCGGTATCGGCTACCGAACGGAATTTGAAAAAGCCGACGCCAAGAACAGCAACAATTCGGACGTTACGATGTATATTCATGCCAGAATCGGATATAAATTTTAAATAAAAAAGGCTGTCGTTTCCGACAGCCTTTTTTATTTTACTTAAGTAGTTCTTTTAATTCGTCCAGACTTACTTTTTTCTGTTCGCCCGACGTTAAATCTTTTAATGTGTATTGATTATTCGCGATTTCATCACCCCCTACTATCACGGCAAAAGGGATTCCGCGTTTATCTGCATGCTGGAATTGTTTTCCGATTTTAGCATTGTCAGGATACATTTCCACTTTGATACCTTCTCTTCGCAATTGTGCAATAGCTTTCATCGAATACAAAGCCTCCTCATGGCCTAAGTTTAAGAACAAGGCTTTCGATGTGGAAGTAACCGTTTCCGGGAATAGATTCAATTCTTCCAAAACCAGATAGATTCGGTCCAGACCAAACGAGATGCCTACACCACTCATATTTTTCAATCCGAAGATACCGGTTAAGTCGTCATAACGCCCACCACCACCGATGGAACCCATTGCTACCCCTTTTGGTGCGCTGACTTCAAAAATCGCTCCCGTGTAATAATTCAGTCCGCGTGCTAAGGTTACATCCAAATCCAATTCGGATTTGTCCAGACCTAAAGCAATAATACTATCGCAGATAAACTGCAACTCCTCTACTCCTTTCATACCTTCTGCTGAAGAAGAAAGCAATGCGGAAAGTTTTTCTATTTTCTCAGAAATGGTTCCTGTGAAATTAAATAACGGTTGTACTTTTTCCAAAGCCGCTTCTGAAATACCTTTTTCCAGCATTTCTTTTTTCACGCCGTCTTCACCAATCTTGTCTAATTTGTCTAATGCTACCGTGAAGTCGATTAGCTTATCCGAAGCGCCAATAACCTCAGCAATTCCCGAAAGGATTTTTCTGTTGTTGATTTTGATGGTTACGCCTTCCAATCCTAAAGTCGAAAATACACTGTCGTACAATTGTACCAAC encodes the following:
- a CDS encoding TMEM175 family protein, which codes for MSIETDLDTKRIQALTDGVFAIAMTIIILEVKIPTELNSIALNNYFFEHTFQELLIYFIGFVTLGILWIGSHFHHHHLMKTDRISSWLNIIFLMFICIIPFSIGFLNNYSHDKLSIIFLSINLILSSAANYLMLWYAWKKTYIKPHFTLSHFTHAKHRILFPIYIYVVIILISFFSTSFVLYLFLIPFTLHIIPEKGNKRIGQS
- the hisS gene encoding histidine--tRNA ligase yields the protein MAQKPSIPKGTRDFSPAEVAKRNYIFSIIKSNFEKFGYQPIETPTFENSETLMGKYGEEGDRLIFKILNSGDYLAKANETFLAEKNSLKLTAQISEKALRYDLTVPFARYVVQHQNEIEFPFKRYQIQPVWRADRPQKGRFREFYQCDADVVGSTSLWQEVELVQLYDSVFSTLGLEGVTIKINNRKILSGIAEVIGASDKLIDFTVALDKLDKIGEDGVKKEMLEKGISEAALEKVQPLFNFTGTISEKIEKLSALLSSSAEGMKGVEELQFICDSIIALGLDKSELDLDVTLARGLNYYTGAIFEVSAPKGVAMGSIGGGGRYDDLTGIFGLKNMSGVGISFGLDRIYLVLEELNLFPETVTSTSKALFLNLGHEEALYSMKAIAQLRREGIKVEMYPDNAKIGKQFQHADKRGIPFAVIVGGDEIANNQYTLKDLTSGEQKKVSLDELKELLK